GAGGAAGGCTTGTGTCAGGTCGCTGCTGCGCCCGAGGTGGATGCTGTCATGGCCGCCATCGTCGGCGCCGCCGGTCTGCGTCCGACCCTCGCGGCTGTCGAGGCGGGCAAAAAGATTCTTCTGGCCAACAAGGAAGCGCTGGTCATGTCCGGCGCCTTGTTCATGCAGGCGGTGCGCAAGAGCGGTTCGGTCCTGTTGCCGATCGATAGCGAGCACAACGCGATTTTCCAGTGCATGCCGCAGGACTTTGCTCGCGGGCTGAGTAATGTGGGAGTCCGTCGGATTTTGCTGACAGCTTCTGGTGGCCCTTTCCGGCAGACGCCGATGGCCGAGCTGGCGCATGTTTCACCCGATCAGGCGTGTGCGCACCCGAACTGGTCGATGGGTCGCAAGATCTCTGTGGATTCAGCCAGCATGATGAACAAGGGGCTCGAGCTGATCGAGGCTTGCTGGTTGTTCGATGCCAAGCCTTCGCAAGTCGAGGTGGTGATTCATCCGCAGAGCGTGATTCATTCGCTGGTCGATTATGTCGACGGCTCTGTGCTGGCGCAGTTGGGCAATCCCGACATGCGCACCCCGATTGCCAACGCCCTGGCCTGGCCTGAGCGGATTGACTCGGGCGTGGCGCCGCTGGATCTTTTCGCTGTTGCACGCCTGGATTTCGAAGCCCCCGACGAAGAGCGCTTTCCGTGCCTGCGTCTGGCGCGGCAGGCTGCCGAGGCGGGAAACAGTGCCCCGGCCATGCTCAATGCGGCAAATGAAGTGGCAGTTGCCGCGTTTCTCGACGGACGGGTTCGCTACCTGGAAATCGCGAGTATCATCGAGGAAGTCTTGAATCTCGAGCCTGTGGTGGCGTTGAACGATCTCGATGCGGTGTTTACCGCGGACGCGACTGCCCGGGCATTGGCCGGGCAGTGGTTGAATCGTCACGGCCGATAGGTCTTGCAACACATGGCTTCACGCGGCACTGGACAGGATTGCGGAGAAAGTAGATGAGCGCGCTCTATATGATTGCCGGCACCCTGATCGCTCTGGGTGTGCTGGTCACCTTTCACGAATTCGGCCATTTCTGGGTCGCGCGTCGCTGTGGTGTCAAGGTTCTGCGTTTCTCCGTGGGCTTCGGCATGCCGCTGCTGCGCTGGCATGACAAGCAGGGCACCGAGTTCGTGGTTGCAGCTATTCCACTGGGTGGCTACGTCAAGATGCTCGATGAGCGCGAAGGCGAAGTGCCGGCCGATCAGCTTCATCAGTCATTCAATCGCAAGTCTGTTCGTCAGCGCATCGCCATCGTCGCGGCCGGTCCTGTGGCCAACTTCCTGCTCGCGCTGGTGTTCTTCTGGGTGCTGGCCATGCTCGGAAGCGAGCAGATTCGCCCGGTCATCGGTTCGGTGGAGCCCGGCAGCATCGCCGCAACGGCCGGACTGAACGCCGGTCAGGAAATCGTCGCGATCGACGGTGAGCCGACCTCGGGTTGGGCTGCGGTCAATCTGCAATTGGTGCGCCGACTGGGGGAGAGCGGTTCTCTGCAATTGCTGGTACGCGATCAGGGTTCCACGGTGGATTCGCCTCGTGTGCTGGCACTCGATAAATGGCTCAAGGGGGCTGACGAGCCGGATCCTATTCGCTCTCTCGGTATTCGCCCTTGGCGCCCGGCATTGCCGCCGGTGCTGGCCGAGCTCGATCCGAAAGGCCCGGCTCAGGCGGCTGGACTGAAAACCGGTGATCGTCTGCTGACGCTCGATGGCAAGGCGCTGGATGACTGGCAGCAGGTGGTCGACACCGTTCGTACGCGTCCAGATACCAAAATCGTGCTGCGCGTCGAGCGCGACAGTGTTCAAATCGACGTCCCTGTGACGCTGGCCGCACGTGGCGAGAAAAAGTCGCCAAGCGGCTACTTGGGGGCGGGCGTGAAGGCTGTCGACTGGCCGCCGGAGATGATCCGCGAGGTCAGTTACGGGCCTTTGGCAGCGATTGGCGAGGGTGCCCGTCGTACCTGGACCATGAGCGTCCTGACGCTGGATTCACTGAAGAAAATGCTCTTCGGCGAGCTCTCGGTAAAAAACTTGAGTGGACCGATAACCATTGCTAAAGTGGCGGGCGCTTCTGCCCAGTCGGGCGTCGCTGATTTCCTGAATTTCCTTGCTTATCTGAGTATTAGCCTGGGGGTTCTGAATTTGCTGCCCATTCCTGTACTGGATGGGGGGCATTTGTTGTTTTATCTGATCGAGTGGGCGCGTGGTCGTCCCTTGTCGGATCGGGTGCAAGGTTGGGGGATACAGATCGGTATCAGCTTGGTGGTCGGAGTGATGTTGCTTGCTCTGGTCAACGATCTGGGTCGACTGTAACGCTTCGCTGAATTGCGAATCTGCCGCATTTTGCGGCAGTTTGTTTATTGCCAGTTGGAATAAGAAAGGACTTCATGAAACGTCTGCTGCTAACTGCGGTTCTCACCGTATTGATGATCGCCGAAGTTCACGCCGAGTCCTTCACTATCTCTGATATTCGCGTCAATGGCCTCCAGCGGGTCTCCGCGGGTAGCGTCTTTGGTGCCTTGCCGTTGAACGTCGGCGAGCAGGCGGATGATCGTCGCCTGGTGGAATCCACTCGTGCGTTGTTCAAAACCGGTTTCTTTCAAGATATCCAGCTGGGCCGCGAAGGCAACGTTCTGGTGATCACTGTCGTCGAGCGTCCCTCGGTCGCCAGCATCGAGATCGAAGGCAACAAGGCGATCTCCACCGAAGACCTGATGAAGGGCCTCAAGCAATCCGGTCTGGCCGAAGGCGAGATCTTCCAGCGCGCGACCCTCGAAGGCGTGCGTAACGAGCTGCAACGTCAATACGTTGCGCAAGGTCGTTACTCGGCTACCGTCGATACCGAAGTGGTCTCGCAGCCGCGCAACCGTGTCGGCCTGAAAGTGAAGATCAACGAAGGCACCGTCGCCGCCATTCAGCACATCAACGTGGTAGGCAACACGGTCTTCCCCGAAGAAGACCTGACCGACCTGTTCGAACTGAAGACCACCAACTGGCTGTCGTTCTTCAAGAACGACGACAAGTACGCCCGTGAAAAACT
The window above is part of the Pseudomonas fluorescens genome. Proteins encoded here:
- the rseP gene encoding sigma E protease regulator RseP; translation: MSALYMIAGTLIALGVLVTFHEFGHFWVARRCGVKVLRFSVGFGMPLLRWHDKQGTEFVVAAIPLGGYVKMLDEREGEVPADQLHQSFNRKSVRQRIAIVAAGPVANFLLALVFFWVLAMLGSEQIRPVIGSVEPGSIAATAGLNAGQEIVAIDGEPTSGWAAVNLQLVRRLGESGSLQLLVRDQGSTVDSPRVLALDKWLKGADEPDPIRSLGIRPWRPALPPVLAELDPKGPAQAAGLKTGDRLLTLDGKALDDWQQVVDTVRTRPDTKIVLRVERDSVQIDVPVTLAARGEKKSPSGYLGAGVKAVDWPPEMIREVSYGPLAAIGEGARRTWTMSVLTLDSLKKMLFGELSVKNLSGPITIAKVAGASAQSGVADFLNFLAYLSISLGVLNLLPIPVLDGGHLLFYLIEWARGRPLSDRVQGWGIQIGISLVVGVMLLALVNDLGRL
- the ispC gene encoding 1-deoxy-D-xylulose-5-phosphate reductoisomerase, which codes for MSRPQQITVLGATGSIGLSTLDVIARHPERYQAFALSGFTRLSELFALCVRHLPKYAVVPEAGAARNLQDDLRAAGLSTQVLVGEEGLCQVAAAPEVDAVMAAIVGAAGLRPTLAAVEAGKKILLANKEALVMSGALFMQAVRKSGSVLLPIDSEHNAIFQCMPQDFARGLSNVGVRRILLTASGGPFRQTPMAELAHVSPDQACAHPNWSMGRKISVDSASMMNKGLELIEACWLFDAKPSQVEVVIHPQSVIHSLVDYVDGSVLAQLGNPDMRTPIANALAWPERIDSGVAPLDLFAVARLDFEAPDEERFPCLRLARQAAEAGNSAPAMLNAANEVAVAAFLDGRVRYLEIASIIEEVLNLEPVVALNDLDAVFTADATARALAGQWLNRHGR